One Echeneis naucrates chromosome 16, fEcheNa1.1, whole genome shotgun sequence DNA window includes the following coding sequences:
- the LOC115057058 gene encoding E3 ubiquitin-protein ligase MBR2, with protein MDEPAAASPGSSEPDSPGGLNRGCLLDPADLLSQDLSIIVPETPSPQISKQRRRGRPPEEALPTGGVGRPGRPPSSEFGFSCLSKRRRLAEAMGEQNVGFLPASSLRSYPLCSWNEAPLSTPSSSCSSSSSSSSSSFTPVTEQEVTEGSTGEASPVCLHQRKQSPTTSLASPSESLSFLTAEERRWLNGEQGIAAAAAKEIIISDEEDAVVRSAQFEEDEALARSLQAQFDQEEAESTSRHHQHHHHHHQLHYHLHQQRFHAHLESSWMSQVLAAVSPPVAFEDELIGRHRRRRGGRRRNAVPTFSEDLQGNDYEALLEFEERQGAVVSKKLSRREIQRFPTKTFRSAAGGGNTKCQICFCDYDDGEKLRMLPCFHDYHVACIDRWLKDNITCPICRANLAEGDSLAPPSL; from the exons ATGGATGAGCCCGCGGCAGCCAGTCCCGGTTCGTCCGAACCCGACAGTCCCGGAGGTCTGAACCGAGGCTGCCTGCTCGACCCGGCGGACCTGCTGTCCCAGGACCTGTCCATCATTGTCCCGGAAACACCCAG TCCTCAGATCAGCAAACAGAGGAGACGCGGCCGACCCCCAGAGGAAGCCCTGCCTACT GGGGGGGTTGGCAGACCAGGACGTCCCCCTAGCAGCGAATTCGGCTTCTCCTGTTTGTCCAAACGGCGTCGGCTTGCAGAGGCGATGGGAGAGCAGAATGTCGGTTTTCTTCCTGCCTCATCTCTGAGGTCGTACCCTCTCTGCAGCTGGAATGAGGCGCCGCTGTCAACgccatcctcctcctgctcttcctcctcctcctcctcctcttcctcattcaCCCCGGTGACAGAGCAGGAAGTTACTGAGGGCTCCACAGGAGAAGCCAGTCCTGTTTGTCTTCACCAGAGGAAACAAAGTCCAACGACGTCCTTAGCTTCACCCTCCGAGTCCCTGTCCTTCCTGACggcggaggagaggaggtggctTAACGGAGAACAAGGAATTGCAGCAG CGGCGGCCAAGGAGatcatcatcagtgatgaaGAAGACGCCGTGGTTCGCTCGGCACAGTTTGAGGAAGATGAAGCATTGGCGAGGAGCCTTCAG GCCCAGTTTGACCAGGAGGAGGCGGAGTCAACCAGCAGACatcaccagcaccaccaccatcatcatcagcttcacTATCATCTTCACCAGCAGAGG TTTCACGCCCACCTGGAGTCAAGCTGGATGTCTCAGGTCCtggctgctgtttctcctccagTTGCCTTCGAAGATG AGCTGATTGGCCGACACAGACGACGGcgggggggcaggaggaggaacgcCGTGCCCACATTTTCAGAGGATCTTCAGGGAAACGACTACGAG GCGCTGCTGGAGTTTGAGGAGCGTCAAGGTGCCGTCGTCTCAAAGAAGTTGAGTCGAAGGGAAATCCAAAGGTTTCCCACCAAAACCTTCCGCTCTGCCGCTGGAGGCGGGAACACAAA gtgtcAGATCTGTTTCTGTGACTATGATGATGGAGAGAAGTTGCGGATGCTGCCATGTTTCCATGACTACCACGTTGCGTGCATTGACAGATGGTtaaag GACAACATCACTTGTCCCATCTGCAGAGCTAACCTGGCTGAGGGTGACTCCCTGGCCCCCCCGtccctttga
- the lyrm5b gene encoding LYR motif-containing protein 5B encodes MANPLRSEVIRLYKNLLYLGREYPKGGDYVRDRLRAAFTKNKWVQDPEQIKQMIARGEFLAKELEALYYLRKYRAMKKRYYEE; translated from the exons ATGGCCAACCCACTGAGGTCGGAAGTGATTCGACTCTATAAAAAC CTGCTCTACCTTGGCAGGGAATACCCAAAAGGAGGCGACTATGTCAGGGACCGACTGAGAGCAGCGTTCACCAAAAACAAGTGGGTCCAGGACCCAGAGCAGATCAAGCAGATGATTGCTCGTGGAGAGTTTTTGGCCAAAGAGCTGGAGGCGCTGTACTACCTGAGGAAGTACAGAGCCATGAAGAAACGCTACTATGAAGAGTAA